A genomic region of Ignavibacteria bacterium contains the following coding sequences:
- a CDS encoding excinuclease ABC subunit C — MNSSELQKKIENLPKLPGVYLFKNKNDKIIYIGKAKSLYNRVKSYFAPNINSVKTEALVSKIFDIDVIVTDNEVEALILEANLIKQYKPRYNVNLKDDKSYPYIVITNEDFPQVYPTRHVVMDGSKYFGPYTEVKVVKHALKVLRDVFKIRSCKYNLTEETIQKGKYKVCLDYHIKKCDGPCEGLISKEEYNKMISEVELVLKGNIDGLINSLTEEMNKLSSELKFEKAAEIRNKLESLKVYANTQRVVSQELTDRDIITFAADVPDGVAAIFNIRKGKLVGRKKFTFNYNLDLPDSVVLSDLIRNIYSNLVEIPDQIIVSDLPDEKEIIENWLKEKSGKKVKILTPKSDQDLNSLLNLCKQNAVYDLNEIKLQRMKKEGTIPYVLKSLQRDLYLSKPPIRIECFDISTLQGADTVASLVVFENGKPKKSDYRKFIIKSVKGPDDFASMSEVIERHYKRVLEENKPLPDLIMVDGGKGQLNAALKVLKKLGISNINIIGLAKRLEEIFMPDKKESIQIPKTSSSLKLLQQIRDEAHRFAITFHREKREKRIIRTELENISGIGPKTIQTLLTKFGSVEQIKQLSLDKLTETIGKSKAQIVYNYFHKSFDGKTTTEDK; from the coding sequence ATGAACTCAAGTGAATTACAAAAGAAAATTGAAAATCTACCAAAACTTCCGGGCGTCTATTTATTTAAAAACAAAAACGATAAAATAATTTATATCGGTAAAGCTAAGTCTTTATACAATCGAGTTAAAAGCTACTTCGCACCAAATATAAATTCCGTTAAAACAGAAGCTCTTGTCTCTAAAATTTTCGATATAGATGTGATAGTAACTGACAACGAAGTCGAAGCTCTCATCCTTGAAGCTAATCTTATAAAACAATACAAACCTCGCTATAATGTTAACTTAAAAGATGATAAATCATATCCTTATATTGTTATAACAAACGAAGATTTCCCCCAGGTTTATCCAACTCGTCATGTTGTGATGGATGGATCTAAATATTTTGGTCCTTATACAGAAGTAAAAGTAGTGAAACATGCTTTGAAAGTGCTCCGCGATGTTTTTAAAATTAGAAGTTGCAAATACAATCTTACCGAAGAGACTATTCAAAAAGGTAAATATAAGGTTTGTCTGGATTATCACATCAAAAAATGCGATGGTCCATGTGAAGGTCTAATCTCAAAAGAAGAATACAATAAAATGATATCTGAAGTTGAACTTGTATTAAAAGGAAATATCGATGGCCTTATTAATTCATTGACCGAGGAAATGAATAAACTTAGCTCTGAATTGAAATTTGAAAAAGCAGCAGAAATAAGAAATAAACTTGAGTCATTAAAAGTTTATGCAAATACTCAAAGAGTTGTAAGTCAGGAATTAACCGATAGAGATATTATCACCTTTGCAGCTGATGTCCCTGATGGTGTTGCAGCTATCTTTAATATTCGAAAAGGTAAATTAGTTGGAAGAAAAAAGTTTACTTTTAATTATAATCTTGATCTGCCCGATTCAGTTGTTCTTTCAGACCTTATAAGAAATATTTATTCTAACCTTGTTGAAATCCCCGATCAAATTATAGTTTCCGATTTACCAGATGAAAAAGAAATAATTGAAAATTGGTTAAAAGAAAAGTCCGGTAAAAAGGTAAAAATTCTCACACCTAAATCTGATCAGGATTTAAATTCTCTCTTAAATCTTTGCAAGCAAAATGCAGTTTATGATCTAAACGAAATAAAACTACAAAGAATGAAAAAAGAAGGAACTATCCCTTATGTTTTAAAGTCACTCCAGAGAGATTTGTATCTATCCAAACCGCCAATTAGAATTGAATGCTTTGACATCTCAACTCTGCAGGGAGCAGATACTGTTGCTTCACTGGTGGTTTTTGAAAATGGAAAACCTAAGAAAAGTGATTATAGAAAATTTATCATTAAATCAGTTAAAGGACCTGATGATTTTGCAAGTATGTCAGAAGTAATCGAAAGACACTATAAACGTGTACTTGAAGAAAATAAACCACTACCAGATTTAATTATGGTGGATGGAGGCAAAGGCCAGTTGAATGCTGCTTTAAAGGTTTTGAAAAAATTGGGTATATCTAATATTAATATAATAGGCTTAGCGAAAAGACTTGAAGAAATTTTTATGCCTGATAAAAAGGAATCCATCCAGATACCAAAAACTTCTTCCAGCTTAAAATTACTTCAACAAATTAGAGATGAAGCTCATCGTTTTGCAATAACATTTCATCGAGAAAAGAGAGAAAAGCGAATTATTAGAACAGAGCTCGAAAACATCTCGGGAATTGGTCCTAAGACTATTCAAACATTACTAACAAAATTCGGGAGCGTTGAACAAATTAAACAATTAAGTTTGGATAAGCTCACCGAAACAATTGGAAAATCAAAAGCTCAAATAGTTTATAACTATTTTCACAAGTCATTTGATGGTAAGACTACAACCGAGGACAAATGA
- a CDS encoding DUF2851 family protein, whose amino-acid sequence MNKIDLNHLGEKWLERKKQRMKNLLKITNPDEALYREIMVSLGYPINKVNFLELALILPYSEIKRLKDKQIIEKAFLYRAGFSDDRKMLPEFFDLSLRLDKSVWKYRGIRPANFPEKRLKGIINLLVDSLDNGIVNYFIQNIQKVIQQVDFTKVVTRIMNFDGIGEQRKKEMFFNIILPFVMVYSENKTILNFLQKLFENFPPLGKNKFIKNFEVKFPEIEIRNVKEYMGAIYFITNEKEEDLNSD is encoded by the coding sequence ATGAACAAAATCGATCTAAATCACCTTGGTGAAAAATGGCTGGAACGCAAAAAACAAAGGATGAAAAATCTTCTTAAAATTACCAATCCTGATGAGGCTCTTTATCGAGAAATAATGGTTTCTCTTGGTTATCCAATCAATAAGGTAAATTTTCTTGAGCTTGCTCTTATTTTACCATATTCTGAAATTAAAAGATTAAAGGATAAACAAATTATTGAAAAGGCATTTCTTTACCGGGCGGGTTTTAGTGATGATAGAAAAATGCTTCCCGAATTTTTTGATCTATCTTTAAGATTGGATAAGAGTGTCTGGAAATATCGGGGCATAAGACCGGCAAACTTTCCAGAAAAAAGATTAAAGGGAATTATAAATTTGTTGGTTGATAGTTTAGATAATGGAATTGTAAATTATTTTATTCAGAATATTCAAAAGGTCATCCAGCAAGTTGATTTCACTAAGGTTGTAACCAGGATTATGAATTTTGATGGAATAGGTGAACAGAGAAAAAAAGAAATGTTCTTTAATATAATTCTGCCATTTGTGATGGTTTATTCAGAAAACAAAACAATTCTAAATTTCCTGCAGAAGCTTTTTGAAAATTTTCCACCTTTAGGAAAAAATAAATTCATAAAAAATTTCGAGGTTAAATTTCCAGAGATTGAAATTAGAAATGTCAAAGAATATATGGGTGCAATTTATTTCATAACTAATGAAAAAGAAGAAGATTTAAATTCTGATTAA
- the glgC gene encoding glucose-1-phosphate adenylyltransferase, translating into MEFSASVILRNTITMILAGGQGERLYPLTAVRSKPAVPFGGKYRIIDFTLSNCLNSGLRKIYVLTQYKSDSLNQHLYEGWNIFQAELGEFIYSIPPQLKLSGDWYLGTANAIYQNKNLIYPDKAKRILILSGDHIYKMDYFKLIQYHIQKDAELTIATIKYDVDQARRFGVLATDENQQIVDFQEKPRVPIEIPNEPGYCYVNMGIYVFNTDALIDVLETDDKNPNSSHDFGKDVIPAMINQKRKIYAWHFIDENKSPKPYWRDIGTIDSYYAASMDLISVTPEFNIYDKEWPIRTFQAQYPPMKTISHEGERVGRALSSLVCDGTIISGGLVERSILGHGVRVNSYSYITDSIIFDNVVIGRRAKIRRAIIDKNVIIPEDYEIGFDPEKDKQKFTISETGIVVIPKNTVLK; encoded by the coding sequence ATGGAATTTTCAGCATCTGTAATCTTAAGAAATACAATCACAATGATATTAGCAGGGGGACAAGGAGAAAGGCTTTATCCATTAACTGCTGTAAGAAGCAAACCCGCTGTTCCTTTCGGAGGTAAATACAGAATAATTGATTTTACTCTTTCAAATTGTTTAAACTCGGGGCTGCGAAAAATTTATGTATTAACTCAATATAAATCAGACTCTTTGAATCAACATTTGTATGAGGGATGGAATATTTTTCAAGCTGAGCTCGGGGAATTTATTTACTCTATTCCGCCTCAATTGAAGCTTTCTGGTGATTGGTATCTTGGAACTGCAAATGCAATTTATCAGAATAAAAATTTGATTTATCCTGATAAAGCAAAGCGGATCTTGATTTTAAGCGGTGATCATATTTATAAAATGGATTACTTCAAATTAATTCAATATCACATACAAAAAGATGCAGAACTAACTATTGCAACAATTAAGTATGATGTTGATCAAGCAAGAAGGTTTGGTGTATTGGCAACCGATGAAAATCAACAAATCGTGGATTTTCAAGAAAAACCAAGAGTTCCAATTGAAATTCCAAACGAACCTGGTTATTGTTATGTGAATATGGGAATATACGTTTTCAATACCGACGCATTGATCGATGTTCTGGAAACCGACGATAAAAATCCTAACTCAAGCCATGATTTCGGAAAAGATGTAATTCCTGCTATGATTAATCAAAAAAGAAAAATATATGCCTGGCATTTTATAGATGAAAATAAATCACCAAAACCATATTGGAGAGACATTGGGACAATTGATAGTTATTACGCTGCAAGTATGGATCTAATAAGTGTAACTCCTGAATTCAACATCTACGATAAAGAATGGCCCATACGTACTTTTCAAGCTCAATATCCTCCAATGAAAACTATTTCTCATGAAGGCGAAAGAGTTGGGCGAGCACTGAGCTCCTTAGTTTGTGATGGAACAATAATAAGCGGTGGACTTGTAGAAAGGTCAATTTTAGGTCATGGCGTACGTGTGAATAGTTATTCTTATATAACAGACTCAATAATATTTGATAATGTTGTGATCGGGCGCAGAGCAAAAATCCGAAGGGCAATAATCGACAAGAATGTTATTATCCCCGAAGATTATGAAATTGGTTTTGATCCCGAAAAAGATAAACAAAAATTTACAATATCTGAGACAGGTATCGTTGTTATTCCCAAAAATACTGTGCTTAAATAA
- a CDS encoding L,D-transpeptidase produces MKNFYFPLLFYLIFSFSFLNGQSLINRNLNSYQKYLNAKDTLYTLSDHIIEVYLPEQKIFLHFRNGKTLEFKCSTGDSRLEKGVETPEGIFVIKNKARKVYSAQFDSTLMLNWMGFNFNIGFHALEGKSYYRHLGKRDSSHGCIRISREDSEYLYSNIEIGTPVFIHSGKSARVISFANKDENYKLYEGKKLSSLLQQNLRYLRSGLYLKKRTPIFISNKNLSHKGIELGNEDLISPQLPPIQSHLPFEVQRNLFDVVRKNK; encoded by the coding sequence ATGAAAAACTTCTATTTTCCATTACTCTTTTATCTAATATTTTCATTTTCGTTTCTCAATGGGCAGTCTTTAATTAATAGAAATTTAAATTCATATCAGAAATATTTGAATGCGAAAGATACACTCTACACTCTGTCAGATCACATAATTGAAGTCTATTTACCAGAACAAAAAATTTTTTTGCATTTCAGAAATGGAAAAACACTCGAGTTTAAATGTTCCACTGGAGATTCAAGACTTGAAAAAGGTGTTGAGACACCGGAAGGAATTTTTGTTATAAAAAATAAAGCTCGTAAAGTTTACTCTGCTCAATTTGACAGTACTTTGATGCTAAACTGGATGGGATTTAATTTCAATATTGGTTTTCATGCGCTCGAAGGAAAATCATATTATAGACATCTGGGTAAAAGAGATTCGAGTCATGGTTGCATCAGAATCAGCAGAGAAGACAGCGAATATCTATATAGCAACATTGAGATTGGAACGCCAGTTTTTATTCATTCTGGAAAGAGTGCGAGAGTTATATCATTCGCAAATAAAGATGAAAATTATAAATTATACGAAGGCAAAAAATTGAGTTCTTTGCTTCAACAAAATTTAAGGTATTTACGCTCTGGATTATATCTTAAAAAAAGAACACCAATATTCATATCAAACAAAAATCTATCTCATAAAGGAATCGAACTCGGTAATGAAGATTTAATTTCACCTCAATTGCCCCCAATCCAATCACATCTACCTTTTGAAGTACAAAGAAATCTATTTGATGTCGTCCGAAAAAATAAGTGA